One window of the Passer domesticus isolate bPasDom1 chromosome 14, bPasDom1.hap1, whole genome shotgun sequence genome contains the following:
- the MRPS11 gene encoding small ribosomal subunit protein uS11m — MSAAMALAGLRALGWGGRAAALCRGLRTGPPRLQDGAGAAAKETEKQSATEPSSSILQRNSMRWDGKVYEEVPIAHIKATYNNTHIQVVSFDNQPFSRTSCGTEGFQNAKKGTAIAAQTAAMAAAVKARGKGVLHVRVMVKGLGPGRKAAIKGLTMGGLEIISITDNSPVPHNGCRPRKPRRM; from the exons ATGAGCGCGGCCATggcgctggccgggctccgcGCGCTGGGCTGGGG gggccgcgccgccgccctgTGCCGCGGGCTCCGCACCGGCCCCCCGAGGCTGCAGGACGGGGCGGGGGCGGCTGCCAAGGAGACGGAGAAGCAGAGCGCGACCGAGCCGAG CTCTTCAATCCTGCAGAGGAACTCCATGAGATGGGACGGCAAGGTTTATGAAGAGGTCCCGATAGCTCACATCAAAGCAACGTACAACAA CACACACATCCAGGTGGTGAGCTTTGACAACCAGCCGTTCTCCCGCACGTCCTGCGGCACTGAGGGCTTCCAGAACGCCAAGAAGGGCACGGCCATCGCAGCACAGACCGCGGCCATGGCAGCGGCAGTG AAAGCACGTGGGAAGGGCGTGTTGCACGTGCGAGTCATGGTGAAAGGACTGGGGCCAGGACGCAAA GCTGCCATCAAGGGGCTGACGATGGGAGGTTTGGAGATCATCTCCATCACTGACAACAGCCCAGTCCCCCACAACGGCTGCCGCCCCCGGAAACCCAGGAGAATGTGA
- the MRPL46 gene encoding large ribosomal subunit protein mL46, with the protein MAGHCGARAMAAAPRPRAAGSARWACGARWACSAAPRRPWKLFGAMCLLRLPRITQPLEKEEEEVAALMEQIELEKSLYSDHEMRKLEEEEQLKRKMESSYDEDEARGKTVIMAQDLEEKWEQKFLQFKAAPRITDADKRNDRTSLNRKLDSNLMLLVKQKIGNQELWLLPQVEWQPGETLRSTAERAMATFLGDQIQAKVLGNAPYGIYKYKFPRAIRTENNVGAKVFFYKAFLQSSDLSQAKPKADYLWVTKKELGDYLKSEYLKKVNRFLLDL; encoded by the exons ATGGCGGGGCATTGTGGGGCGCGCGCCAtggcggcggcgccgcggccGCGGGCGGCGGGCAGCGCTCGCTGGGCTTGCGGCGCTCGCTGGGCTTGCAGCGCTGCCCCGCGGCGCCCCTGGAAGCTTTTCGGGGCCATGTGCCTGTTGAGGCTTCCCCGAATCACGCAGCCtctggaaaaggaggaggaagaagtggCGGCGCTCATGGAGCAG ATAGAGCTGGAGAAGAGCCTGTATTCAGATCATGAAATGCGtaagctggaggaggaggagcagctcaaGAGGAAGATGGAAAGCTCGTATGATGAGGATGAGGCTCGTGGCAAGACGGTCATCATGGCTCAAGACCTGGAGGAGAAGTGGGAGCAGAAGTTTCTGCAGTTCAAAGCTGCCCCGCGGATAACAG ATGCTGACAAACGCAACGATCGAACGTCGTTGAACAGGAAGCTGGACAGCAACCTGATGCTTCTGGTGAAACAGAAAATTGGTAACCAGGAGCTGTGGCTCCTGCCTCAAGTGGAGTGGCAGCCTGGAGAGACGCTGCGGAGCACGGCTGAGCGAGCCATGGCTACGTTTTTGG GAGATCAGATTCAAGCCAAAGTCCTGGGGAATGCACCGTATGGGATTTACAAGTATAAATTCCCCAGGGCCATCAGAACTGAGAATAACGTGGGAGCCAAAGTCTTCTTCTACAAAGCCTTCCTCCAAAGCAGCGATTTGTCCCAGGCAAAGCCGAAGGCAGATTACCTGTGGGTCACAAAGAAGGAGCTGGGAGATTACCTGAAGTCGGAATATCTGAAAAAAGTCAATAgattcctcctggacttgtga